DNA sequence from the Mycobacteriales bacterium genome:
GGTCGCCGGCGACGTCGGCACCGTCGACCGGCTCCGCGGTCGCCAGCGGCTCGGGCCGGGCTGGGTCAGCCACACGACGCAGGAGGCTGTGGCCGAGCTCTGGGACAGCCCGAAGGCGCAGAACCTCGTCCGCCGGGCCGGGCTCGAGTACGCCGAACGCCGCACCGGACTGCGCGACGCCCTCGCCGAGCGTGGCGTCGCCGCCCATGCGCGGTCCGGGCTCAACGTCTGGCTGCCGGTGCGCGACGAAACCGCGGCCGTCGCGAGCTTGCTGACCGCCGGGTGGGCCGTGGCGCCGGGTTCGCGGTTCCGTCTCGCCAGCCCGCCCGCGCTGCGGATCACCATCGCGTCGCTATCGGTAGGCGAGATCCCGCCGCTGGCCGATGCCCTTGCCCGCGCGGCGGTAGCCGGTCGCGGTCGGGGTGTCTGAGCGGGTCAGTAGAAGTCCGTCGGATCGACGACGTTGAGCAACGGCTCGCCG
Encoded proteins:
- a CDS encoding aminotransferase class I/II-fold pyridoxal phosphate-dependent enzyme, with amino-acid sequence VVTPRAQVPTGAAVSASRARALQRVLTSYPHTVLVEDDHAADVAGAPSVTLAGTTDHWIHVRSVSKAWGPDLRLAVVAGDVGTVDRLRGRQRLGPGWVSHTTQEAVAELWDSPKAQNLVRRAGLEYAERRTGLRDALAERGVAAHARSGLNVWLPVRDETAAVASLLTAGWAVAPGSRFRLASPPALRITIASLSVGEIPPLADALARAAVAGRGRGV